The following are from one region of the Natronosporangium hydrolyticum genome:
- the whiA gene encoding DNA-binding protein WhiA yields the protein MAMTAAVKDELSRVDVAKPCCRRAEMSAMLRFAGGLHIVAGKVVVEAELDTGAVARRLRREIAEVYGYSSEIHVLASGGLRKASHYIVRVVKDGESLARQTGLLDVRGRPVRGLPPHVVAGGVCCAVAAWRGAFVAHGSLTEPGRSCAMEITCPGPESALALVGAARRIGLTAKAREVRAAERVVVKDGDAIAALLTRLGAHGSVLTWEERRVRREVRATANRLANFDDANLRRSARAAVAAAARVTRALEILGEDAPDHLTSAGRLRLANRQASLEELGALADPPLTKDAIAGRIRRLLALADKRAAELGIPDTDASVTPEMLHA from the coding sequence ATGGCGATGACCGCAGCGGTCAAGGACGAGCTGAGCCGCGTTGACGTGGCCAAGCCCTGCTGCCGGCGGGCGGAGATGAGCGCGATGCTGCGCTTCGCCGGGGGGCTGCACATCGTGGCAGGCAAGGTGGTGGTCGAGGCGGAGCTGGACACCGGGGCGGTGGCGCGCCGGTTACGCCGGGAGATCGCCGAGGTGTACGGCTATTCCAGCGAGATCCACGTGCTCGCCTCCGGCGGCCTGCGCAAGGCCAGCCACTACATCGTCCGGGTGGTCAAGGACGGGGAGTCGCTGGCCCGCCAGACCGGCCTGCTGGATGTCCGCGGCCGGCCGGTGCGGGGGCTGCCGCCGCACGTGGTCGCCGGCGGGGTCTGCTGCGCGGTGGCGGCCTGGCGGGGCGCTTTCGTGGCCCACGGATCGCTGACTGAGCCGGGCCGCTCCTGTGCGATGGAGATCACCTGTCCCGGTCCGGAGTCGGCGCTGGCGCTGGTCGGCGCGGCGCGGCGGATCGGGCTGACCGCCAAGGCGCGGGAGGTCCGCGCCGCCGAACGAGTCGTGGTCAAGGACGGCGACGCGATCGCCGCGCTGCTGACCCGACTCGGGGCCCACGGCAGCGTGCTCACCTGGGAGGAGCGGCGGGTACGCCGGGAGGTGCGGGCGACCGCGAACCGGCTGGCGAACTTCGACGACGCGAACCTGCGCCGGTCCGCCCGAGCCGCGGTCGCCGCCGCCGCCCGGGTCACCCGCGCGCTGGAGATCCTCGGCGAGGACGCCCCGGATCACCTCACCAGCGCCGGCCGGCTACGGCTGGCCAACCGGCAGGCCTCACTCGAGGAACTGGGGGCGCTGGCCGACCCGCCGTTGACCAAGGACGCGATCGCCGGGCGGATCCGTCGACTGTTGGCATTGGCGGACAAACGGGCCGCCGAACTCGGAATTCCCGACACGGACGCATCGGTCACCCCGGAGATGCTCCACGCCTGA
- a CDS encoding carbohydrate ABC transporter permease gives MRSARRTGWLLAIPMAALAVATIYPLVFTANVAMKTRREYVLDRFALAESIRWDSFVAAWTTAGMARYFVNSVVVVSIAVALLLLLGSMAGFALSHLRFRGSRVLFLGFLAALFVPFQVIMVPLARTMADVGLLDTYAGLILAYVAQFLPFTIYLMTSYFSGIPRELVDAARVDGNTFYGVYRRIMLPLGKPALLSVGILNALFCWNDVLIALLVMRSADQRTLMIGVTTLRGQYSDNIPTFAAGVLIAAVPVLAIYLFFQRRIVDAITAGATKG, from the coding sequence ATGCGAAGCGCTCGCAGGACCGGCTGGCTCCTCGCCATCCCGATGGCGGCGCTCGCCGTGGCCACGATCTATCCGCTGGTGTTCACCGCGAACGTCGCCATGAAGACCCGCCGGGAGTACGTCCTCGACCGGTTCGCCCTCGCCGAGTCGATCCGTTGGGACAGCTTCGTCGCCGCCTGGACCACCGCGGGCATGGCCCGCTACTTCGTCAACTCGGTGGTCGTGGTGTCGATCGCCGTGGCGCTGCTGTTGCTGCTCGGCTCGATGGCCGGCTTCGCGTTGAGCCACCTCCGGTTCCGCGGCTCGCGGGTGCTGTTCCTGGGCTTCCTAGCCGCCTTGTTCGTCCCTTTCCAGGTCATCATGGTCCCGCTCGCCCGGACCATGGCCGACGTTGGCCTGCTGGACACCTACGCCGGGCTGATCCTCGCCTACGTGGCGCAGTTTCTTCCGTTCACGATCTACCTGATGACCAGCTACTTCAGCGGCATCCCGCGGGAGTTGGTGGATGCGGCCCGGGTCGACGGCAACACCTTCTACGGTGTCTACCGCCGGATCATGCTGCCACTGGGCAAACCGGCGCTGCTCTCCGTGGGCATCCTCAACGCCTTGTTCTGCTGGAACGACGTACTCATCGCGCTGTTGGTGATGCGGTCGGCCGACCAGCGCACCCTCATGATCGGAGTCACGACGCTGCGCGGGCAGTACTCCGACAACATCCCCACCTTCGCTGCCGGCGTACTGATCGCCGCGGTACCCGTGCTCGCCATCTACCTCTTCTTCCAGCGCCGGATCGTCGACGCGATCACCGCCGGTGCCACGAAAGGCTGA
- a CDS encoding SDR family oxidoreductase, whose translation MVTDQLFDLSGRLAVVTGARRGIGLAMAQALARAGADIIGVSAHLAEHGSQVEQAVTDAGRRFTGYRCDFADRAAVTGLAEQLCGLERPVDILVNNAGTIARAPALEYSDELWDEVLAVDLSSQFVLTRRIGREMVARGYGKVVLTASLLSFQGGINVAAYTAAKSGLAGLTRALANEWAPHGVNVNAIVPGYIATDNTRALQDDQARNQAILDRIPAGRWGRPDDLAAATVFLATAGSNYVNGILLPVDGGWLAR comes from the coding sequence ATGGTGACGGATCAGTTGTTCGACCTGTCGGGCAGGCTCGCGGTGGTAACCGGGGCTCGGCGGGGGATCGGTCTGGCGATGGCCCAGGCGCTGGCGCGGGCCGGCGCCGACATCATCGGCGTCTCAGCGCACCTGGCGGAGCACGGAAGCCAGGTGGAGCAAGCGGTGACCGACGCCGGCCGGAGATTCACCGGGTACCGGTGCGACTTCGCCGATCGGGCAGCGGTCACGGGGCTGGCCGAGCAGCTGTGCGGGCTAGAACGGCCAGTGGACATCCTGGTCAACAACGCCGGAACGATCGCCCGCGCGCCGGCGCTGGAGTACTCCGACGAGCTCTGGGACGAGGTCCTGGCCGTGGACCTGTCCAGCCAGTTCGTGCTGACCCGACGGATCGGGCGGGAGATGGTGGCCCGCGGCTACGGGAAGGTGGTGCTGACCGCGTCGCTGCTGAGCTTCCAGGGTGGGATCAATGTGGCGGCCTACACCGCGGCGAAGTCCGGCTTGGCGGGGCTGACCAGGGCGCTGGCGAATGAGTGGGCGCCCCACGGCGTCAACGTCAACGCCATCGTCCCGGGCTACATCGCCACCGACAACACCCGGGCGCTCCAGGACGACCAGGCCCGCAACCAGGCGATTCTGGACCGCATCCCGGCCGGGCGGTGGGGGCGACCGGACGATCTGGCCGCCGCCACCGTCTTCCTCGCCACCGCTGGCTCCAACTACGTCAACGGGATCCTGCTGCCGGTCGACGGCGGCTGGTTGGCCCGATGA
- the tpiA gene encoding triose-phosphate isomerase, which translates to MAKPTRRPLMAGNWKMNVNHLDAIALVQKLAFSLSEQELEAVEVVVLPAFTSLRSVQTLIDGDKLKLGYGAQDLSPHKPGAYTGDIAGSMLAKLGCQYVVVGHSERRAYHAEDDTVVAAKVKAALDNELTPILCVGEGLEVREAGEHVAHTVAQLDGALAGRSADEVGKVVVAYEPVWAIGTGKTATPADAQEVIGALRARLRESFGDSVADAARILYGGSVKPNNTAEIMAEPDIDGALVGGASLVADDFVAICRYQQHQK; encoded by the coding sequence ATGGCCAAGCCGACCCGCCGGCCGTTGATGGCCGGCAACTGGAAGATGAACGTCAACCACCTCGACGCGATCGCGCTGGTGCAGAAGTTGGCGTTCAGCCTCTCCGAGCAGGAGCTCGAAGCGGTCGAAGTGGTGGTGTTGCCGGCCTTCACCAGCCTGCGCAGTGTCCAGACGTTGATCGACGGTGACAAGCTGAAGCTCGGCTACGGTGCCCAGGACCTCTCCCCGCACAAGCCCGGCGCGTACACCGGCGACATCGCCGGCAGCATGCTCGCCAAGCTCGGCTGCCAGTACGTGGTGGTCGGCCACTCGGAGCGGCGGGCGTACCACGCCGAGGACGACACCGTGGTGGCGGCGAAGGTGAAGGCGGCGCTCGACAACGAGCTCACCCCGATCCTGTGTGTCGGGGAGGGGCTGGAGGTCCGGGAGGCCGGCGAGCACGTGGCCCACACCGTGGCCCAGCTCGATGGCGCGCTCGCGGGCCGGTCGGCCGACGAGGTCGGGAAGGTGGTGGTCGCCTACGAGCCGGTGTGGGCGATCGGCACCGGCAAGACCGCCACCCCGGCCGATGCGCAGGAGGTGATCGGTGCCCTCCGGGCCCGGTTGCGGGAGTCGTTCGGCGACTCGGTCGCCGACGCCGCCCGGATCCTCTACGGCGGCTCGGTCAAGCCCAACAACACCGCCGAGATCATGGCCGAGCCGGATATCGACGGTGCGCTGGTGGGCGGGGCGAGCCTGGTCGCGGACGACTTCGTCGCGATCTGCCGCTACCAGCAGCACCAGAAGTAA
- a CDS encoding class I SAM-dependent RNA methyltransferase gives MIDPAVGAQPALGDQPVVGERITLSVGAPAHGGHCISRVDGRVIFVRHALPGEQVVAEITEVRRGYLRADAVEVLIGSAERVTPPCPYAHPGGCGGCDLQHASQAAQLDWKAAVVAEQLQRLGGLTESEVAAIGLDIAPLPGGLLGWRTRLRLAVDNDGQAGLMAHRSHEVVPVDRCRISHPHIQLRQLTAQPWPDAGEVAATAGATGEVTVRSISPAGTSLVSGPEQITETAAGRRWELPPEVFWQGHPAAADALVATVQELLAPQPGESGWDLYGGAGLFAAALAESGVAPVTLVESHAAAVAAAGDNLSDLPQVTVRRDRVERALQRRQLPTPVDLVVLDPPRAGAGSAVTKAIMAARPRAVAYVACDPAALARDLRTFREHGWRLASLRGLDCFPMTHHIELVALLLPA, from the coding sequence ATGATCGACCCGGCGGTGGGGGCGCAGCCAGCGCTTGGGGACCAGCCAGTAGTGGGGGAGCGGATCACCCTCTCGGTCGGCGCGCCCGCGCACGGCGGCCACTGCATATCCCGAGTGGACGGCCGGGTGATCTTCGTCCGGCACGCGCTCCCCGGGGAGCAGGTCGTCGCTGAGATCACCGAGGTCCGGCGGGGCTACCTGCGGGCCGACGCGGTCGAGGTGTTGATCGGTTCCGCGGAGCGAGTCACCCCACCCTGCCCGTACGCCCACCCCGGTGGCTGCGGCGGCTGCGACCTGCAACACGCCAGCCAGGCCGCGCAGCTCGACTGGAAAGCTGCGGTGGTGGCCGAGCAGCTACAGCGGCTCGGCGGGCTCACCGAGTCCGAGGTGGCCGCGATCGGCCTCGATATCGCCCCGCTGCCGGGTGGGCTGCTCGGCTGGCGTACCCGGCTCCGGCTCGCCGTCGACAACGACGGGCAGGCCGGGCTGATGGCGCACCGCTCGCACGAAGTCGTGCCGGTCGACCGCTGCCGGATCTCCCACCCACACATCCAACTGCGCCAACTGACCGCCCAGCCGTGGCCAGACGCGGGGGAGGTGGCGGCGACCGCCGGCGCGACCGGTGAGGTCACCGTCCGGAGCATCAGTCCGGCCGGCACCAGCCTGGTCTCCGGACCGGAGCAGATCACCGAGACGGCGGCCGGCCGGCGCTGGGAATTGCCACCGGAGGTCTTCTGGCAGGGCCATCCCGCCGCCGCGGACGCGCTCGTCGCGACGGTCCAGGAGCTGCTCGCTCCGCAGCCGGGCGAGTCCGGCTGGGACCTCTACGGTGGGGCCGGCCTGTTCGCGGCCGCGCTGGCCGAGTCCGGAGTGGCTCCCGTGACCCTGGTGGAGTCGCACGCCGCGGCGGTGGCGGCGGCCGGTGACAACCTGTCAGACCTGCCCCAGGTCACGGTCCGCCGGGATCGGGTGGAGCGGGCGCTGCAGCGCCGTCAGCTGCCGACCCCGGTCGACCTGGTGGTCCTCGACCCGCCGCGGGCCGGGGCGGGATCCGCCGTCACCAAAGCGATCATGGCTGCCCGGCCACGGGCGGTCGCCTACGTCGCCTGCGACCCGGCGGCGCTCGCCCGCGACCTGCGTACTTTCCGGGAGCATGGCTGGCGGCTGGCGTCGCTGCGCGGGCTGGACTGCTTCCCGATGACTCACCACATCGAACTCGTGGCGTTGCTGCTGCCGGCCTGA
- the gap gene encoding type I glyceraldehyde-3-phosphate dehydrogenase, whose amino-acid sequence MTIRVGINGLGRIGRNFFRAVLATNADIELVAFNDLGDAATIAHLLKYDSILGRLPQEVKVNGDELVVGGKSIKAFAEKDPAKLPWGEVGADVVIESTGFFTNGEKAKAHLAGGAKKVIISAPATNEDVTVVLGVNDGAYDPAQHNVISMASCTTNCLAPMAKAINDAVGIERGLMTTIHAYTQDQNLQDGPHKDLRRARAAALNIVPTSTGAAKAIGLVLPELKGKLDGFALRVPIPTGSATDLTVTTSRGSSVDEINAAVKAAAEGPLAGVLRYTEDPIVSADIVTDPASCIFDAGMTRVIGDQVKVVGWYDNEWGFSNRLVDLVKLVGSN is encoded by the coding sequence GTGACCATCCGGGTTGGTATCAACGGGCTTGGCCGCATCGGCCGCAACTTCTTCCGGGCGGTGCTGGCGACCAACGCCGACATCGAACTGGTGGCGTTCAACGACCTGGGTGACGCCGCCACTATCGCGCATCTACTCAAGTACGACAGCATCCTGGGGCGGCTGCCGCAGGAGGTCAAGGTCAACGGCGACGAGCTGGTTGTCGGGGGCAAGAGCATCAAGGCCTTCGCCGAGAAGGACCCGGCCAAGCTCCCCTGGGGTGAGGTCGGCGCCGACGTGGTGATCGAGTCGACCGGCTTCTTCACCAACGGCGAGAAGGCCAAGGCGCACCTGGCCGGCGGCGCCAAGAAGGTGATCATCTCCGCTCCGGCGACGAACGAGGACGTCACCGTCGTGCTCGGGGTCAACGACGGCGCCTACGACCCGGCGCAGCACAACGTCATCTCGATGGCCTCGTGCACCACCAACTGTCTGGCCCCGATGGCGAAGGCGATCAACGACGCGGTCGGCATCGAGCGTGGTCTGATGACCACCATCCACGCCTACACGCAGGACCAGAACCTGCAGGACGGCCCGCACAAGGACCTGCGTCGGGCCCGGGCCGCGGCGCTGAACATCGTGCCGACCTCTACCGGTGCTGCCAAGGCGATCGGCCTGGTGCTCCCGGAGCTGAAGGGCAAGCTGGACGGCTTCGCCCTGCGGGTGCCGATCCCGACCGGTTCGGCTACCGACCTCACCGTCACCACCAGCCGCGGGTCCAGCGTGGACGAGATCAACGCCGCGGTGAAGGCCGCCGCCGAAGGGCCGCTCGCCGGGGTGCTGCGTTACACCGAGGACCCGATCGTGTCGGCCGACATCGTCACCGACCCGGCCTCCTGCATCTTCGATGCCGGGATGACCCGGGTGATCGGCGACCAGGTGAAGGTCGTCGGCTGGTACGACAACGAGTGGGGCTTCTCCAACCGGCTCGTCGACCTGGTCAAGCTCGTGGGGTCCAACTGA
- a CDS encoding mandelate racemase/muconate lactonizing enzyme family protein, whose translation MPRKADMRITGFRALTTLQEWDRPVGDANGVFADGVVLVPIVLVETDVGITGVGLGPHVLLEVVFEAIVGEDPRGVTALYDRMLRQTFKAGHTGAVFGTIGALDTALWDIKAKAAGEPLWRLLGGRDRRVPAYASGLDIDLTDDELVAVYQTYAERGLRAAKLKGGLDVERDRRRLTLVRELLTKAGDGARPGLMLDANESWSRKQAVRHVCELERTLDLSWVEEPVRRWDAEGLATVGRGIRASVASGENLTGLEQYRPLLAAGAIDIVQTAAVWGVTHFLRVATVAHAHDLPVSAVGNTPVGLLHATTSVPNHLVSELQDLQPPIGVTTDVEVEDGAFILGDSAGLGIEVDAAAIAASSHHRSRDQPAGPHVRPERAGQRLG comes from the coding sequence GTGCCACGAAAGGCTGACATGCGGATCACCGGGTTTCGCGCCCTGACCACCCTGCAGGAATGGGACCGGCCGGTCGGCGACGCCAACGGCGTCTTCGCCGACGGCGTCGTGCTGGTGCCGATCGTGCTGGTCGAGACCGACGTCGGGATCACCGGGGTCGGGCTGGGCCCGCACGTACTGCTGGAGGTCGTCTTCGAAGCGATCGTGGGTGAGGACCCCCGTGGGGTCACCGCCCTGTACGACCGCATGCTCCGGCAGACCTTCAAAGCCGGCCACACCGGAGCAGTCTTCGGTACCATCGGGGCGCTCGACACCGCCCTGTGGGACATCAAAGCGAAGGCCGCCGGAGAGCCGCTGTGGCGCCTGCTTGGCGGCCGGGACCGGCGGGTTCCCGCCTACGCGTCGGGTCTCGACATCGACCTGACCGACGACGAACTGGTCGCGGTCTACCAGACCTACGCCGAGCGGGGCCTACGGGCGGCCAAGCTGAAGGGCGGTCTCGATGTGGAACGGGACCGGCGCCGGCTGACGCTGGTGCGTGAGCTGCTGACGAAGGCCGGCGACGGAGCGCGGCCCGGGCTGATGCTCGACGCGAACGAGTCCTGGAGCCGCAAGCAGGCGGTCCGCCACGTGTGCGAGCTGGAACGGACACTAGACCTCAGCTGGGTGGAGGAGCCGGTCCGGCGCTGGGACGCCGAAGGCCTGGCCACCGTCGGACGGGGCATCCGGGCCTCGGTCGCCAGCGGTGAGAACCTCACCGGGCTGGAGCAGTACCGTCCGCTGCTCGCCGCCGGAGCGATAGACATCGTCCAGACGGCGGCCGTCTGGGGGGTCACCCACTTCTTGCGAGTGGCCACCGTGGCCCACGCGCACGACCTGCCGGTCAGCGCGGTCGGCAACACTCCGGTCGGGCTGCTGCACGCGACGACCTCGGTGCCCAACCACCTCGTCAGCGAGCTACAGGACCTGCAGCCACCGATCGGCGTCACTACCGATGTCGAAGTCGAGGACGGCGCGTTCATCCTCGGCGACTCGGCCGGTCTGGGCATCGAGGTCGATGCAGCCGCGATCGCCGCCAGCAGCCACCATCGCTCACGCGACCAGCCCGCCGGGCCGCATGTCCGACCAGAGCGGGCCGGGCAACGGTTGGGTTGA
- a CDS encoding phosphoglycerate kinase — protein sequence MTMRTLDDLLAEGVSGRRVLLRADLNVPLDGDRITDDGRIRAVLPTLTALRDAGASVVVCSHLGRPKGAPDPKYTLAPVARRLGELLESPVAFATDTVGEAAQTTVAGLTGGQVALLENLRFQPGETSKDPAERGEFAAALAGLGDVYVNDAFGAVHRAHASVVDVAAQLPAYAGWLVRDELTVLRQLTESPAQPYVVVLGGAKVSDKLAVIEALLPKVDRLLVGGGMCFTFLAAQGHEVGSSLLEREMIDTCRELIARGGDRLLLPVDVVAATAFAADADHATVPVSQIPGDRLGLDIGPETVARFAQAIGQAKTVFWNGPMGVFELAPFAAGTRGVAEAIAGVDGLTVVGGGDSAAAVRVLGLPESGFSHISTGGGASLEYLEGKPLPGLAALEA from the coding sequence CTGACCATGAGGACCCTCGACGACCTGCTCGCCGAGGGGGTGTCGGGTCGGCGGGTGCTGCTGCGCGCCGACCTGAACGTCCCCCTGGACGGCGATCGGATCACCGACGACGGCCGGATCCGGGCGGTGCTGCCGACCCTGACTGCGTTGCGCGACGCCGGTGCGTCCGTGGTGGTCTGCTCGCATCTCGGCCGACCGAAGGGCGCCCCGGACCCGAAGTACACCCTGGCGCCGGTGGCCCGCCGGCTGGGGGAGCTGCTCGAGTCGCCGGTCGCGTTCGCCACCGACACGGTGGGGGAGGCGGCCCAGACCACCGTCGCCGGGCTCACCGGCGGCCAGGTGGCGCTGCTGGAGAATCTCCGGTTCCAGCCCGGCGAGACGAGCAAGGACCCGGCCGAGCGGGGCGAGTTCGCCGCCGCGCTCGCCGGCCTCGGTGATGTCTACGTCAACGACGCGTTCGGCGCCGTGCACCGGGCCCACGCCAGCGTCGTCGATGTCGCCGCCCAACTGCCCGCGTACGCCGGGTGGCTGGTCCGCGACGAGCTGACGGTGCTGCGGCAGCTCACCGAGTCGCCGGCGCAGCCGTACGTGGTGGTGCTCGGTGGCGCGAAGGTCTCCGACAAGCTGGCGGTGATCGAGGCGCTGCTGCCCAAGGTGGACCGGCTGCTGGTCGGCGGCGGCATGTGCTTCACGTTCCTCGCCGCCCAGGGGCACGAAGTCGGTTCGTCGCTGTTGGAGCGGGAGATGATCGACACCTGCCGGGAGCTGATCGCCCGCGGTGGCGACCGGCTGCTGCTGCCGGTGGACGTGGTCGCCGCTACCGCGTTCGCGGCCGACGCCGACCATGCGACGGTTCCGGTGTCGCAGATCCCGGGCGACCGGCTTGGCTTGGACATCGGTCCGGAGACGGTGGCCCGGTTCGCGCAGGCGATCGGTCAGGCGAAGACGGTCTTCTGGAACGGCCCGATGGGCGTGTTCGAGCTGGCCCCGTTCGCCGCCGGCACCCGCGGGGTGGCCGAGGCGATCGCGGGCGTGGACGGGCTCACCGTGGTCGGCGGCGGCGATTCGGCCGCGGCGGTCCGAGTGCTCGGCCTGCCCGAGTCCGGGTTCAGTCACATCTCCACCGGGGGCGGCGCGTCCCTGGAGTATCTGGAGGGCAAGCCCCTCCCCGGTCTCGCCGCCCTGGAGGCATGA
- a CDS encoding zinc-dependent alcohol dehydrogenase, translating into MHAARYLGDAAIAVAELEPVPPGPTQVQIGVEFTGICGTDLHIRHGAMDGRVRVPAVLGHEMSGRITALGPGVSGWRVGDPVTVMPLRWCGSCPACLAGHRHICHRLDFLGIDSPGAMQQRWTVPSELLVRVPDGVPLRDAALVEPTAVAVHDVTRAGLLAGESAVVIGGGPVGVLIACVARSVGAEVVVVEPDPHRRRIAQQLGLSVLDPGGAPGGQEIEAEIRERTGGAGAAVAFEVSGSAPGLATALSVLAVRGRLVVVGIHSEPRTVDLHRVFLRELTLLGARVYERSDFERAVQLIADGTIPASRLVTRVEPLTCAAAAFAALESGGDVMKVLVDCAGQEPGGPDVGRGEE; encoded by the coding sequence ATGCATGCGGCACGCTACCTCGGTGACGCGGCGATCGCCGTGGCCGAGCTGGAGCCGGTACCGCCAGGACCGACGCAGGTGCAGATAGGCGTCGAGTTCACCGGCATCTGCGGTACCGACCTGCACATTAGACATGGGGCGATGGACGGCCGGGTACGCGTGCCGGCGGTGCTCGGCCACGAAATGTCGGGGCGGATCACCGCCCTCGGCCCGGGAGTGTCCGGCTGGCGAGTCGGCGACCCGGTGACCGTGATGCCGCTGCGGTGGTGCGGGTCCTGCCCCGCCTGCCTCGCCGGCCACCGGCATATCTGCCACCGGCTCGACTTCCTCGGCATCGACTCGCCGGGCGCGATGCAGCAACGATGGACGGTGCCGTCCGAGCTCCTGGTCCGGGTGCCGGATGGGGTGCCGCTGCGCGATGCCGCACTCGTGGAGCCGACCGCGGTCGCCGTACACGACGTGACCCGGGCGGGCCTGCTGGCCGGCGAGTCGGCGGTGGTGATCGGTGGCGGCCCGGTGGGCGTGCTGATCGCCTGCGTGGCCCGCTCGGTGGGTGCGGAGGTGGTGGTCGTCGAACCGGACCCGCACCGGCGACGGATCGCCCAGCAGCTGGGGCTCAGCGTGCTGGACCCCGGCGGGGCGCCGGGTGGGCAAGAAATCGAGGCCGAGATCCGGGAGCGCACCGGGGGCGCGGGGGCGGCGGTCGCGTTCGAGGTCTCCGGCAGCGCGCCCGGGTTGGCGACGGCGCTGTCAGTGCTGGCCGTGCGCGGGCGGCTGGTGGTGGTGGGCATCCACTCCGAACCGCGAACGGTCGACCTGCACCGGGTGTTCCTGCGCGAGCTGACCCTGCTCGGCGCGCGGGTCTACGAGCGGTCGGACTTCGAACGGGCGGTCCAGCTGATCGCCGACGGAACCATCCCGGCGAGCCGGCTGGTGACCCGAGTGGAGCCGCTCACCTGCGCGGCGGCGGCATTCGCCGCGCTGGAGTCTGGCGGTGACGTGATGAAGGTACTGGTCGACTGCGCCGGCCAGGAACCAGGCGGGCCGGACGTCGGGCGCGGTGAGGAGTGA
- a CDS encoding carbohydrate ABC transporter permease: MAVEGTPLSVRPAGAGRTDNGRASDRRSRRPDPGTRSGPPRNRRRLTSDRLAPYILVAPAVLIIVAFRLWPLALGINFSFTGDLDRDGQPVGLANYIELFRDPLFQIALRNVGLLVLLLPVAVAIPGALATFIFLRVPGHRFYRSVYFFPAVLSPVIAGAIFNLLLAYNGPLNRLIGTVGLGPIDWLGDPKLAMFTVVGVHIWATFGMALVIFLAGFATLDHALLDAARVDGASLPQVIWHVILPGLSRTIQFVVVTTMIGLLTSMFALLYVMTSGGPGGATYLPEYYIWVQMGQMNRPALASAASTVLFFIMLVVGLVQVAILRRAGRED; this comes from the coding sequence GTGGCGGTTGAAGGGACACCGTTGTCGGTCCGGCCGGCCGGGGCCGGCCGGACCGACAACGGCCGGGCGAGCGACCGCCGGAGCCGCCGACCCGATCCGGGCACTCGGTCGGGCCCGCCGCGCAACCGCCGCCGGCTCACCAGTGACCGGCTGGCCCCGTACATCCTGGTTGCTCCGGCGGTGCTCATCATCGTCGCGTTCCGGTTGTGGCCGTTGGCGCTCGGCATCAACTTCTCGTTCACCGGCGACCTCGACCGGGACGGGCAGCCGGTCGGCCTGGCCAACTACATTGAACTGTTCCGGGACCCGCTGTTTCAGATCGCGCTGCGCAATGTCGGGCTGCTGGTGCTGCTGCTGCCGGTGGCGGTGGCGATTCCGGGTGCCCTCGCGACCTTCATCTTCCTGCGGGTGCCCGGACATCGGTTCTACCGCAGTGTCTACTTCTTCCCGGCCGTGCTCTCGCCGGTCATCGCGGGCGCCATCTTCAACCTGCTGCTGGCCTACAACGGTCCGCTGAACCGGCTGATCGGGACGGTCGGGCTCGGCCCGATCGACTGGCTCGGCGATCCGAAGCTCGCCATGTTCACGGTGGTCGGGGTGCACATCTGGGCAACGTTCGGGATGGCCCTGGTGATCTTCCTGGCCGGGTTCGCCACCCTGGACCACGCCCTGCTGGACGCCGCCCGGGTGGATGGCGCCTCACTCCCCCAGGTGATCTGGCACGTGATCCTGCCCGGCCTGTCCCGGACCATCCAGTTTGTCGTCGTCACCACCATGATCGGCCTACTCACCTCCATGTTCGCGCTGCTCTACGTCATGACCAGCGGAGGGCCCGGCGGAGCCACCTACCTGCCCGAGTACTACATCTGGGTCCAGATGGGTCAGATGAACCGGCCCGCTCTCGCGTCGGCCGCTTCGACGGTGCTCTTCTTCATCATGCTGGTGGTTGGCCTGGTACAGGTGGCGATCCTCCGTCGCGCAGGGAGGGAAGACTGA